Proteins encoded in a region of the Streptomyces sp. NBC_00258 genome:
- a CDS encoding LVIVD repeat-containing protein — translation MTLLNNHRTRRRRLGVAATAAGLLAALLTAGPAVATPDPGDSPAKSEKVSKSDAAEARAAIANGEIPGQDEIVHSENIQHLANIPKDTLAGTNSDLAFQGKYAFAGNYDGFRIFDISNPKSPKTVSQVLCPGSQNDISVSGDLLFLSTDSSRSDNSCNSTTQPATEKSSWEGMKVFDISDKRNPKYVAAVETACGSHTHTLVPERKNVYVYVSSYSPSASFPDCQPPHDGISVIKVPRKAPQKAKIVNFPVLFPGSGPDGGGNPGGPTNPGVSKTTGCHDITVLPSKDLAAGACMGDGILFSIKDPENPKIIDQVQDNVNFAFWHSASFNQKANKVVFTDELGGGGAATCNAATGPNRGADGIYDVVGKGDKRKLVFKSYFKIPRHQADTENCVAHNGSLIPVKGKDIMVQAWYQGGISVWDFTNSSKPKEIAFFERGPLSTTSMVTGGSWSAYYYNGYIYSNDMAKGFDVLKINDRRTDPAKWERLRELNVQTQPDYFD, via the coding sequence GTGACCCTGTTGAACAATCACCGAACGCGGCGCAGACGTCTGGGAGTTGCCGCCACCGCGGCGGGCCTCCTGGCCGCGCTGCTCACGGCCGGTCCGGCGGTCGCGACCCCAGACCCCGGGGACTCGCCGGCCAAGTCGGAGAAGGTTTCCAAGAGCGACGCGGCCGAAGCCAGGGCCGCGATAGCGAACGGCGAGATACCGGGGCAGGACGAGATAGTCCACTCGGAGAACATCCAGCACCTCGCCAACATCCCCAAGGACACGCTGGCGGGCACCAATTCGGACCTGGCCTTCCAGGGCAAGTACGCGTTCGCCGGCAACTACGACGGCTTCCGCATCTTCGACATCAGCAACCCGAAGTCCCCGAAGACGGTCTCCCAGGTGCTCTGCCCGGGCTCGCAGAACGACATCTCCGTCTCCGGCGACCTGCTCTTCCTCTCCACCGACTCCTCGCGCAGCGACAACTCCTGCAACAGCACCACGCAGCCCGCGACCGAGAAGTCCTCCTGGGAGGGCATGAAGGTCTTCGACATCAGCGACAAGAGGAACCCGAAGTACGTCGCGGCCGTCGAGACCGCCTGCGGTTCGCACACCCACACGCTGGTGCCGGAGCGCAAGAACGTCTACGTCTACGTCTCCTCGTACTCGCCCAGCGCCTCCTTCCCCGACTGCCAGCCGCCGCACGACGGCATCTCGGTCATCAAGGTGCCGCGCAAGGCCCCGCAGAAGGCCAAGATCGTCAACTTCCCCGTCCTGTTCCCCGGTTCGGGGCCTGACGGCGGCGGCAACCCGGGCGGGCCCACCAACCCGGGTGTCTCCAAGACGACCGGCTGCCACGACATCACCGTGCTGCCCTCCAAGGACCTCGCGGCGGGCGCCTGCATGGGCGACGGCATCCTGTTCTCCATCAAGGACCCGGAGAACCCGAAGATCATCGACCAGGTCCAGGACAACGTGAACTTCGCGTTCTGGCACTCGGCGAGCTTCAACCAGAAGGCCAACAAGGTCGTCTTCACCGACGAGCTGGGCGGCGGCGGCGCGGCCACCTGCAACGCGGCCACCGGTCCGAACCGTGGCGCGGACGGCATCTACGACGTCGTCGGCAAGGGCGACAAGCGCAAGCTCGTCTTCAAGAGCTACTTCAAGATCCCGCGCCACCAGGCGGACACCGAGAACTGCGTGGCCCACAACGGCTCGCTGATCCCGGTCAAGGGCAAGGACATCATGGTCCAGGCCTGGTACCAGGGCGGCATCTCCGTCTGGGACTTCACCAACTCCTCGAAGCCCAAGGAGATCGCCTTCTTCGAGCGCGGTCCGCTGAGCACCACGAGCATGGTCACCGGCGGCTCCTGGTCCGCGTACTACTACAACGGCTACATCTACTCGAACGACATGGCCAAGGGCTTCGACGTTCTGAAGATCAACGACCGTCGTACGGACCCGGCGAAGTGGGAGCGTCTGCGTGAGCTGAACGTCCAGACGCAGCCGGACTACTTCGACTGA